The following are encoded together in the Bos taurus isolate L1 Dominette 01449 registration number 42190680 breed Hereford chromosome 12, ARS-UCD2.0, whole genome shotgun sequence genome:
- the ACOD1 gene encoding cis-aconitate decarboxylase isoform X2, protein MMLQSVTESFAKVIHGLKVGHLTDRVIQRSKRMVLDALGVGLLGTSTEVFHKTSGYSKIHSMDFDDTWHPATHPSGAVLPVLMALSEALPPSPKYSGLDLLLAFNVGIEVQGRLLRFSKEAYDIPKRFHPPSVVGTLGSAAAASKFLGLSVTECQEALAIAVSHAGAPMANAATQTKPLHVGNAARHGLEAAFLAMLGLQGNKRVLDLETGFGAFYTNYSPKVLPDLDSHTWLLEKQDVAFKRFPAHLATHWVADTAASMRRHLVTDKSPLPIDRIERIVLRIPDVQYVNRPFPKSEHEARHSFQYVACAMLLDGVITVPAFHKRQINRPQVRELLGKVELEHPRDNLPNFNTLYCEMSVALKDGSIFTERSDTFYGHWRKPLSQKDLQEKFRTNSCRTLSCHAVERLIEIVENLEDLEDCSVLTTLLKETSPPKIASKSI, encoded by the exons TCTGTCACAGAAAGCTTTGCCAAAGTGATCCACGGCTTGAAGGTGGGACACCTCACAGATCGTGTCATTCAGCGGAGCAAGAGGATGGTTCTGGATGCTCTGGGAGTGGGGCTCCTGGGAACCAGCACAGAAGTGTTTCACAAAACCAGTGGATACAGTAAA ATCCACTCAATGGATTTTGATGACACGTGGCACCCTGCCACCCACCCTTCTGGAGCTGTCCTTCCTGTCCTCATGGCTCTATCAGAAGCCCTGCCACCAAGTCCAAAGTATTCTGGCCTTGACCTGCTGCTGGCTTTCAATGTTGGTATTGAAGTGCAAGGTCGATTACtgcgtttctccaaagaagcctATGACATACCAAAGAG attCCATCCCCCCTCGGTGGTGGGAACCTTGGGGAGTGCTGCCGCCGCATCTAAGTTTCTTGGGCTCAGCGTGACAGAGTGCCAAGAGGCCCTGGCTATTGCTGTTTCTCATGCTGGGGCACCCATGGCAAATGCTGCCACTCAGACCAAGCCACTTCACGTGGGCAATGCTGCCAGGCATGGGCTAGAAGCTGCTTTCCTGGCAATGCTGGGTCTCCAGGGAAACAAACGGGTTTTGGATTTGGAGACAGGGTTTGGGGCTTTCTATACCAACTATTCTCCTAAAGTCCTTCCAGACCTAGATTCACACACTTGGCTTCTGGAGAAGCAGGATGTGGCCTTCAAGCGTTTCCCTGCCCATTTGGCCACCCACTGGGTGGCAGACACAGCTGCATCCATGAGAAGGCACCTTGTAACAGACAAAAGCCCACTCCCCATTGACCGCATTGAGAGAATTGTGCTTCGAATTCCAGATGTCCAGTATGTGAACAGGCCCTTTCCCAAATCCGAGCATGAAGCCCGCCACTCCTTCCAGTATGTGGCCTGTGCCATGCTGCTCGATGGTGTCATCACTGTCCCAGCCTTCCACAAACGCCAGATCAACAGGCCACAGGTGAGAGAGCTGCTTGGTAAGGTGGAGCTGGAGCACCCTCGAGACAACCTACCAAACTTCAACACACTGTACTGTGAGATGAGTGTTGCCCTCAAGGATGGATCCATCTTCACAGAGCGTTCGGATACCTTCTACGGTCACTGGAGGAAGCCTCTGAGCCAGAAGGACCTACAGGAAAAGTTCAGAACCAATTCCTGCAGGACGCTGTCCTGCCACGCTGTAGAAAGGCTTATAGAGATAGTAGAAAACTTAGAAGACCTGGAAGACTGCTCTGTGCTAACCACACTTCTGAAAGAAACCTCTCCACCAAAGATAGCTTCAAAATCTATCTAG
- the ACOD1 gene encoding cis-aconitate decarboxylase isoform X1 — protein MMLQSVTESFAKVIHGLKVGHLTDRVIQRSKRMVLDALGVGLLGTSTEVFHKTSGYSKIYSSNVSSTVWGQPELRLPPTYAAFVNGVAIHSMDFDDTWHPATHPSGAVLPVLMALSEALPPSPKYSGLDLLLAFNVGIEVQGRLLRFSKEAYDIPKRFHPPSVVGTLGSAAAASKFLGLSVTECQEALAIAVSHAGAPMANAATQTKPLHVGNAARHGLEAAFLAMLGLQGNKRVLDLETGFGAFYTNYSPKVLPDLDSHTWLLEKQDVAFKRFPAHLATHWVADTAASMRRHLVTDKSPLPIDRIERIVLRIPDVQYVNRPFPKSEHEARHSFQYVACAMLLDGVITVPAFHKRQINRPQVRELLGKVELEHPRDNLPNFNTLYCEMSVALKDGSIFTERSDTFYGHWRKPLSQKDLQEKFRTNSCRTLSCHAVERLIEIVENLEDLEDCSVLTTLLKETSPPKIASKSI, from the exons TCTGTCACAGAAAGCTTTGCCAAAGTGATCCACGGCTTGAAGGTGGGACACCTCACAGATCGTGTCATTCAGCGGAGCAAGAGGATGGTTCTGGATGCTCTGGGAGTGGGGCTCCTGGGAACCAGCACAGAAGTGTTTCACAAAACCAGTGGATACAGTAAA ATCTATAGTTCCAATGTGTCCAGCACTGTTTGGGGCCAGCCAGAACTCAGGCTCCCACCAACCTATGCTGCTTTCGTTAACGGTGTGGCT ATCCACTCAATGGATTTTGATGACACGTGGCACCCTGCCACCCACCCTTCTGGAGCTGTCCTTCCTGTCCTCATGGCTCTATCAGAAGCCCTGCCACCAAGTCCAAAGTATTCTGGCCTTGACCTGCTGCTGGCTTTCAATGTTGGTATTGAAGTGCAAGGTCGATTACtgcgtttctccaaagaagcctATGACATACCAAAGAG attCCATCCCCCCTCGGTGGTGGGAACCTTGGGGAGTGCTGCCGCCGCATCTAAGTTTCTTGGGCTCAGCGTGACAGAGTGCCAAGAGGCCCTGGCTATTGCTGTTTCTCATGCTGGGGCACCCATGGCAAATGCTGCCACTCAGACCAAGCCACTTCACGTGGGCAATGCTGCCAGGCATGGGCTAGAAGCTGCTTTCCTGGCAATGCTGGGTCTCCAGGGAAACAAACGGGTTTTGGATTTGGAGACAGGGTTTGGGGCTTTCTATACCAACTATTCTCCTAAAGTCCTTCCAGACCTAGATTCACACACTTGGCTTCTGGAGAAGCAGGATGTGGCCTTCAAGCGTTTCCCTGCCCATTTGGCCACCCACTGGGTGGCAGACACAGCTGCATCCATGAGAAGGCACCTTGTAACAGACAAAAGCCCACTCCCCATTGACCGCATTGAGAGAATTGTGCTTCGAATTCCAGATGTCCAGTATGTGAACAGGCCCTTTCCCAAATCCGAGCATGAAGCCCGCCACTCCTTCCAGTATGTGGCCTGTGCCATGCTGCTCGATGGTGTCATCACTGTCCCAGCCTTCCACAAACGCCAGATCAACAGGCCACAGGTGAGAGAGCTGCTTGGTAAGGTGGAGCTGGAGCACCCTCGAGACAACCTACCAAACTTCAACACACTGTACTGTGAGATGAGTGTTGCCCTCAAGGATGGATCCATCTTCACAGAGCGTTCGGATACCTTCTACGGTCACTGGAGGAAGCCTCTGAGCCAGAAGGACCTACAGGAAAAGTTCAGAACCAATTCCTGCAGGACGCTGTCCTGCCACGCTGTAGAAAGGCTTATAGAGATAGTAGAAAACTTAGAAGACCTGGAAGACTGCTCTGTGCTAACCACACTTCTGAAAGAAACCTCTCCACCAAAGATAGCTTCAAAATCTATCTAG
- the ACOD1 gene encoding cis-aconitate decarboxylase isoform X3, with the protein MMLQIYSSNVSSTVWGQPELRLPPTYAAFVNGVAIHSMDFDDTWHPATHPSGAVLPVLMALSEALPPSPKYSGLDLLLAFNVGIEVQGRLLRFSKEAYDIPKRFHPPSVVGTLGSAAAASKFLGLSVTECQEALAIAVSHAGAPMANAATQTKPLHVGNAARHGLEAAFLAMLGLQGNKRVLDLETGFGAFYTNYSPKVLPDLDSHTWLLEKQDVAFKRFPAHLATHWVADTAASMRRHLVTDKSPLPIDRIERIVLRIPDVQYVNRPFPKSEHEARHSFQYVACAMLLDGVITVPAFHKRQINRPQVRELLGKVELEHPRDNLPNFNTLYCEMSVALKDGSIFTERSDTFYGHWRKPLSQKDLQEKFRTNSCRTLSCHAVERLIEIVENLEDLEDCSVLTTLLKETSPPKIASKSI; encoded by the exons ATCTATAGTTCCAATGTGTCCAGCACTGTTTGGGGCCAGCCAGAACTCAGGCTCCCACCAACCTATGCTGCTTTCGTTAACGGTGTGGCT ATCCACTCAATGGATTTTGATGACACGTGGCACCCTGCCACCCACCCTTCTGGAGCTGTCCTTCCTGTCCTCATGGCTCTATCAGAAGCCCTGCCACCAAGTCCAAAGTATTCTGGCCTTGACCTGCTGCTGGCTTTCAATGTTGGTATTGAAGTGCAAGGTCGATTACtgcgtttctccaaagaagcctATGACATACCAAAGAG attCCATCCCCCCTCGGTGGTGGGAACCTTGGGGAGTGCTGCCGCCGCATCTAAGTTTCTTGGGCTCAGCGTGACAGAGTGCCAAGAGGCCCTGGCTATTGCTGTTTCTCATGCTGGGGCACCCATGGCAAATGCTGCCACTCAGACCAAGCCACTTCACGTGGGCAATGCTGCCAGGCATGGGCTAGAAGCTGCTTTCCTGGCAATGCTGGGTCTCCAGGGAAACAAACGGGTTTTGGATTTGGAGACAGGGTTTGGGGCTTTCTATACCAACTATTCTCCTAAAGTCCTTCCAGACCTAGATTCACACACTTGGCTTCTGGAGAAGCAGGATGTGGCCTTCAAGCGTTTCCCTGCCCATTTGGCCACCCACTGGGTGGCAGACACAGCTGCATCCATGAGAAGGCACCTTGTAACAGACAAAAGCCCACTCCCCATTGACCGCATTGAGAGAATTGTGCTTCGAATTCCAGATGTCCAGTATGTGAACAGGCCCTTTCCCAAATCCGAGCATGAAGCCCGCCACTCCTTCCAGTATGTGGCCTGTGCCATGCTGCTCGATGGTGTCATCACTGTCCCAGCCTTCCACAAACGCCAGATCAACAGGCCACAGGTGAGAGAGCTGCTTGGTAAGGTGGAGCTGGAGCACCCTCGAGACAACCTACCAAACTTCAACACACTGTACTGTGAGATGAGTGTTGCCCTCAAGGATGGATCCATCTTCACAGAGCGTTCGGATACCTTCTACGGTCACTGGAGGAAGCCTCTGAGCCAGAAGGACCTACAGGAAAAGTTCAGAACCAATTCCTGCAGGACGCTGTCCTGCCACGCTGTAGAAAGGCTTATAGAGATAGTAGAAAACTTAGAAGACCTGGAAGACTGCTCTGTGCTAACCACACTTCTGAAAGAAACCTCTCCACCAAAGATAGCTTCAAAATCTATCTAG
- the ACOD1 gene encoding cis-aconitate decarboxylase isoform X4, with protein sequence MMLQIHSMDFDDTWHPATHPSGAVLPVLMALSEALPPSPKYSGLDLLLAFNVGIEVQGRLLRFSKEAYDIPKRFHPPSVVGTLGSAAAASKFLGLSVTECQEALAIAVSHAGAPMANAATQTKPLHVGNAARHGLEAAFLAMLGLQGNKRVLDLETGFGAFYTNYSPKVLPDLDSHTWLLEKQDVAFKRFPAHLATHWVADTAASMRRHLVTDKSPLPIDRIERIVLRIPDVQYVNRPFPKSEHEARHSFQYVACAMLLDGVITVPAFHKRQINRPQVRELLGKVELEHPRDNLPNFNTLYCEMSVALKDGSIFTERSDTFYGHWRKPLSQKDLQEKFRTNSCRTLSCHAVERLIEIVENLEDLEDCSVLTTLLKETSPPKIASKSI encoded by the exons ATCCACTCAATGGATTTTGATGACACGTGGCACCCTGCCACCCACCCTTCTGGAGCTGTCCTTCCTGTCCTCATGGCTCTATCAGAAGCCCTGCCACCAAGTCCAAAGTATTCTGGCCTTGACCTGCTGCTGGCTTTCAATGTTGGTATTGAAGTGCAAGGTCGATTACtgcgtttctccaaagaagcctATGACATACCAAAGAG attCCATCCCCCCTCGGTGGTGGGAACCTTGGGGAGTGCTGCCGCCGCATCTAAGTTTCTTGGGCTCAGCGTGACAGAGTGCCAAGAGGCCCTGGCTATTGCTGTTTCTCATGCTGGGGCACCCATGGCAAATGCTGCCACTCAGACCAAGCCACTTCACGTGGGCAATGCTGCCAGGCATGGGCTAGAAGCTGCTTTCCTGGCAATGCTGGGTCTCCAGGGAAACAAACGGGTTTTGGATTTGGAGACAGGGTTTGGGGCTTTCTATACCAACTATTCTCCTAAAGTCCTTCCAGACCTAGATTCACACACTTGGCTTCTGGAGAAGCAGGATGTGGCCTTCAAGCGTTTCCCTGCCCATTTGGCCACCCACTGGGTGGCAGACACAGCTGCATCCATGAGAAGGCACCTTGTAACAGACAAAAGCCCACTCCCCATTGACCGCATTGAGAGAATTGTGCTTCGAATTCCAGATGTCCAGTATGTGAACAGGCCCTTTCCCAAATCCGAGCATGAAGCCCGCCACTCCTTCCAGTATGTGGCCTGTGCCATGCTGCTCGATGGTGTCATCACTGTCCCAGCCTTCCACAAACGCCAGATCAACAGGCCACAGGTGAGAGAGCTGCTTGGTAAGGTGGAGCTGGAGCACCCTCGAGACAACCTACCAAACTTCAACACACTGTACTGTGAGATGAGTGTTGCCCTCAAGGATGGATCCATCTTCACAGAGCGTTCGGATACCTTCTACGGTCACTGGAGGAAGCCTCTGAGCCAGAAGGACCTACAGGAAAAGTTCAGAACCAATTCCTGCAGGACGCTGTCCTGCCACGCTGTAGAAAGGCTTATAGAGATAGTAGAAAACTTAGAAGACCTGGAAGACTGCTCTGTGCTAACCACACTTCTGAAAGAAACCTCTCCACCAAAGATAGCTTCAAAATCTATCTAG